From the Planktothrix sp. FACHB-1365 genome, the window TGAACTGTGGGGGTTATGGTCAGTGTGGCACTTGTATTGTGGAAATTGTAGAAGGGATGGACAATGTTTCTCCGCGCACAGACGCAGAAAAACGCATTCTTAGGAAAAAACCGGATACCTATCGATTAGCCTGTCAAGCGATTGTTAATGGCCCCATTAGCGTGAAAACAAAACCGCAAAAGCGAAAGTAAATCAGAGGGGGATAGGAAATAAGGGAATGGGAAAGTTGATCAGAAAAAAGGAGTGATGACTAAAACCAAATTACTAATCATTGGATGGCGGGAATGGGTAGCATTGCCTGATTTGGGGATTGGAAAAATTAAAGCCAAAATTGATACAGGTGCACGTTCGTCGAGTTTGCACGCTTTTGATATTGAGATTGTACAGACCCCTGGTGAGCTTTCACAAGGTAAACAACGGGTTCGGTTTAAGGTACATCCGCTCCAACGGGATACCATCAATACAGTGAGCGCTGAAGTGGATTTACTCGAATAC encodes:
- a CDS encoding 2Fe-2S iron-sulfur cluster-binding protein — encoded protein: MANIKFVNENQDVIAADGANLRLKALENRIDLYTFTGKMMNCGGYGQCGTCIVEIVEGMDNVSPRTDAEKRILRKKPDTYRLACQAIVNGPISVKTKPQKRK
- a CDS encoding RimK/LysX family protein, translating into MTKTKLLIIGWREWVALPDLGIGKIKAKIDTGARSSSLHAFDIEIVQTPGELSQGKQRVRFKVHPLQRDTINTVSAEVDLLEYRPVRNSGGQTELRPVILTDIELMGKRWLMELTLTNRDAMGFRMLLGRQALKRRFLIDCRQSFLSDSQ